The window GGAAGTCGCTGCCGTCCTCGTTCACGCGGAAGATGTGCGCGCCGTCGGCCCAGAACAGAACGCCGGCTTCAGGGTCGCGCTCCAGGTCGCTGGGCGTCCCCATGTAGGCGTGGGTGAGCGTCTTGCCGCCCACGAGCGGATCGGTGCGGTAGAACGCGCGATCGCCGTTGTGCCACCAGGTGAAGGTGCCGGTGACGGGATCGGCCGCCACGCCCCAGGGCCCGTAGTTCTCGCCGTTGATGACCTGTGTGAGATCGCTGCCGTCGAGGTTCATGCGGTACATGCGGCCGGCGATGTAGTCGCTGACGAAGAACAGCCGGTCGGCCGTCGTGTCCACGGCGATGTCGCGCAGGTTGAAGAAGCCCTGGTTGGACGCGAGCACGACGAGGTTCGCTCCGTCTTCGTCCGTGCGGACCACGCGCTCGGTGCCGTCCTCGGTCCAGAAGATCCAGCCGTGCCCGGGATGGACGGCGAGGCTCAGCGGGTTGTAGAGGCCGCTGGCGAGCGTGTCCACCGCGCCGCCGCCGAGTCCGGTCGCGAGGACCGCCTCCGCGGTGGCGTCCGCCCAGAAAAGCCGCCCGGTCGAGGGGTCCACCGCCACGCCGGTGGGCTCCGGCAGATCGCCGTAGAGGGACTCGGGCGAGCTGCCGTCCAGGTTCGCACGGGAGAGCGTGTGCAGGGTCTGGGCGGTCCAGTAGATCTTGCCGTTCACCGTGTCCAGCGCGATGTAGCTCGGCAGCGGCGTGCTGAGCAGGACCTCGGGGTTTGTGCCGCCGTCCAGGTCGGCCCGCGCGAGCTGGTTGCGGCTGCGGTCGGCCCAGTAGACCTTGCGCGCCGCCGCGTCGATGGCCAAATGCTGCGCGCTCTCCATGACGAAGTGCGCGAGGGTGACGGTGTCGCT of the Candidatus Latescibacterota bacterium genome contains:
- a CDS encoding PQQ-binding-like beta-propeller repeat protein; the encoded protein is MPRRLSARSALLLVVLALIVSPARADYLFWVEAGEDAIQRSNTDGSDTVTLAHFVMESAQHLAIDAAARKVYWADRSRNQLARADLDGGTNPEVLLSTPLPSYIALDTVNGKIYWTAQTLHTLSRANLDGSSPESLYGDLPEPTGVAVDPSTGRLFWADATAEAVLATGLGGGAVDTLASGLYNPLSLAVHPGHGWIFWTEDGTERVVRTDEDGANLVVLASNQGFFNLRDIAVDTTADRLFFVSDYIAGRMYRMNLDGSDLTQVINGENYGPWGVAADPVTGTFTWWHNGDRAFYRTDPLVGGKTLTHAYMGTPSDLERDPEAGVLFWADGAHIFRVNEDGSDFRRVTSDFSGTAEAIALDTDADLLYWVTNSSLYRADYEGASVQDLNPSCVPSFPTGLALDAANGKLYWTAGAALQRSNLDGTGCETLNIAGLTNPDALAMDSATGLLYIADSSAYEIFRYDVNSSQLTPLATAGSTLLGIALGPGDGKLYWSQGLYQILRANLSDGGNVEPVIPLANGPRGVATAAHATAVAPSSMSAIRGRY